Proteins found in one Rhizobium sp. CIAT894 genomic segment:
- a CDS encoding acyltransferase: protein MTSLDRGYSPSTIDAAEVWIPDRSRYYSLDAMRGFAAICVVATHFQERYAPSAYLAVDFFFVLSGFIIAEIYGKRLARGLPFPAFMAARIKRLYPLYLIGILVGLVQIILLTGWGLRHQSVIDLLASTVANGIFLPSPMYFLQTNPMQGMFPINGPAWSMFWELLVNIVFALWLFRLSVRALCLVALVSAALLAFAGLKYGMLNIGWEWPSAIGGLPRVMFSFTAGVVISRLFGGMPAWRKGWTAILPCLLLMIFMAAPVPSLLRPYYDLMFAMALAPLIVMLGLFLEMPAKAERLATWVGYISYPVYILHRGVIGVFKPVAGSIGLSGPLAFFVLLSAVVCFAYGTARLVDKTMTMRARPAR from the coding sequence ATGACCAGTCTCGACCGCGGTTATTCGCCATCGACGATTGACGCCGCGGAAGTCTGGATTCCCGACCGCAGCCGTTACTATTCCCTGGATGCAATGCGCGGCTTTGCCGCGATCTGTGTCGTCGCCACACATTTCCAGGAACGATATGCCCCGTCGGCCTATCTGGCGGTCGACTTTTTCTTCGTACTCAGCGGGTTTATTATCGCCGAGATTTATGGAAAACGGCTTGCACGTGGCCTGCCGTTCCCGGCGTTCATGGCGGCTCGAATCAAGCGCCTTTATCCGCTTTATTTGATCGGAATTTTGGTCGGTCTCGTACAGATCATATTGTTAACAGGCTGGGGCCTGAGACATCAGAGCGTCATTGACCTGTTGGCGTCGACCGTTGCCAACGGGATTTTTCTGCCCAGCCCGATGTATTTCCTTCAAACCAACCCAATGCAGGGTATGTTTCCAATCAATGGCCCGGCATGGTCGATGTTCTGGGAACTGTTGGTAAACATAGTCTTCGCGCTATGGCTCTTCCGGCTCTCTGTCCGTGCCCTTTGCCTCGTCGCTTTGGTTTCAGCTGCGCTTTTGGCCTTTGCGGGTCTTAAGTACGGTATGTTGAATATCGGCTGGGAATGGCCTTCCGCAATAGGTGGTCTCCCAAGGGTCATGTTTTCATTTACTGCAGGGGTCGTGATCAGCCGTCTATTCGGTGGCATGCCGGCCTGGAGGAAGGGTTGGACGGCGATCCTGCCGTGCCTTCTTCTGATGATTTTCATGGCCGCGCCGGTTCCTTCCCTCCTGCGGCCCTACTACGATCTGATGTTTGCGATGGCCCTGGCGCCGCTCATCGTGATGCTTGGCCTCTTTCTGGAGATGCCTGCAAAAGCCGAGAGGTTGGCGACGTGGGTGGGATATATCTCCTACCCCGTCTACATTCTGCACCGCGGTGTGATCGGTGTTTTCAAGCCAGTCGCCGGGTCGATCGGATTGAGCGGCCCTCTCGCTTTTTTCGTGCTTCTCAGCGCGGTCGTGTGTTTCGCTTACGGAACGGCTCGTCTCGTAGACAAAACAATGACCATGCGGGCTCGGCCAGCTCGATAA